In Achromobacter spanius, the following proteins share a genomic window:
- a CDS encoding sterol desaturase family protein, protein MDTLSQFFGACQQWLFETLIQPALFHLGMSNLIEDGYDATMWLLVGLVQVAVLVLVLGPLQRLRPVEPVTDRRQIGIDVLYTLIHRLGVFRLALFFTIDPFWDSVFGQLHVWGFAPFQLDQYWPGVTDKAWVSLIIYLLLFDAVDYFYHRAQHRFGWLWALHAVHHSQRQMTVWSDDRNHLLDDMLRDVLVVFVSQLVGVPPAQFVVVVAITQLAQSLSHANLRMHFGALGERLLVSPRFHRHHHSIAYDASTPGPVGGYNFAALFPIWDVLFRTARFGVGYGPTGIHDQQAELGGRDYGRGFWSQQWLGLKRMVGRDREPASVPPAPPGAAERA, encoded by the coding sequence TGGCTCTTCGAAACCCTGATCCAGCCCGCGCTGTTTCACCTGGGCATGAGCAACCTCATCGAGGACGGCTACGACGCCACCATGTGGCTGCTGGTCGGGCTGGTGCAGGTAGCCGTGCTGGTGCTGGTGCTTGGCCCGCTGCAACGCCTGCGGCCGGTCGAGCCCGTTACCGACCGCCGCCAGATCGGCATCGACGTGCTCTATACCTTGATCCACCGGCTGGGCGTTTTCCGGCTGGCGCTGTTCTTCACCATCGATCCGTTCTGGGACAGTGTGTTCGGGCAGTTGCACGTGTGGGGCTTCGCGCCGTTCCAGCTTGACCAGTACTGGCCCGGCGTCACGGACAAAGCCTGGGTCAGCCTGATCATCTATCTGCTGCTGTTCGACGCGGTCGACTACTTCTACCATCGCGCGCAACATCGCTTTGGCTGGCTATGGGCGCTGCACGCCGTGCATCACAGCCAGCGCCAGATGACCGTCTGGAGCGACGACCGCAACCATCTGCTGGACGACATGCTGCGCGACGTGCTGGTCGTGTTCGTGTCGCAACTGGTGGGCGTGCCGCCCGCGCAGTTCGTGGTGGTGGTGGCCATTACCCAATTGGCGCAGAGCCTGTCGCACGCAAACCTGCGCATGCACTTTGGCGCCTTGGGCGAACGCTTGCTGGTCAGCCCGCGCTTTCATCGGCACCACCATTCCATTGCCTACGACGCATCCACGCCTGGCCCCGTCGGCGGCTATAACTTCGCCGCGCTGTTCCCCATCTGGGACGTGCTGTTTCGCACCGCCCGCTTCGGCGTCGGCTACGGCCCCACGGGCATCCACGACCAACAGGCCGAATTGGGCGGACGCGACTACGGCCGCGGATTCTGGTCCCAGCAATGGCTGGGATTGAAGCGCATGGTGGGGCGTGACCGCGAGCCGGCGTCCGTGCCGCCCGCGCCTCCGGGGGCGGCGGAGCGGGCCTGA
- a CDS encoding acyl-CoA thioesterase — protein MDDAFSHQLSMTILMTPDMANFSGNVHGGTILKYLDQVAYACASRYAGQYVVTLSVDQVVFREPIHVGELVTFLAAVNYTGRTSMEIGIKVVTEDIRQKLVRHTNSCYFTMVAVDDKGAPTAVPPLAPRNLEERQRFEAARLRRELRQEMERRHDEIKRETTHDAA, from the coding sequence CGACGCCTTTAGCCACCAATTGTCGATGACCATCCTGATGACGCCGGACATGGCGAATTTTTCAGGAAACGTCCACGGCGGAACCATCCTGAAGTACCTGGACCAGGTGGCCTACGCCTGTGCCAGCCGGTACGCCGGCCAATACGTGGTGACGCTGTCCGTGGATCAGGTGGTGTTTCGCGAACCCATCCACGTGGGCGAATTGGTGACTTTCCTGGCGGCCGTGAACTACACCGGGCGCACGTCGATGGAGATCGGCATCAAGGTCGTTACCGAAGACATCCGCCAGAAGCTCGTGCGCCACACCAACAGTTGTTATTTCACGATGGTGGCGGTGGACGACAAGGGCGCTCCCACGGCCGTGCCCCCGCTGGCCCCGCGCAACCTGGAAGAAAGGCAGCGTTTCGAAGCCGCTCGCCTGCGCCGCGAACTGCGCCAGGAAATGGAACGCCGCCACGACGAGATCAAGCGCGAAACCACGCACGACGCGGCGTAG